The following are encoded in a window of Solidesulfovibrio magneticus RS-1 genomic DNA:
- a CDS encoding autotransporter outer membrane beta-barrel domain-containing protein, with protein MRHLALVLVLVLMPLPGLALAANELGYAVRTGDYRAETNSLNGWTYTTTFGTAYTRVSDPTFQALSYDSSGRVASYVIAGETRYVYYGDDTASQIRDKAASVALQQAGNGFNLLASQRAIDRTIFDRLFATLIATRLGAKGLAAGDDTPASMAVWADGSYTMQGSSQTGSQHASNQYIALAGLDYTVSDRLTLGFGAGFNQNFTDYHAGKASSQRDDYFIFNPYAGFTLWDRLCLGLQAGLKYGRTTLSGSQSGDYQSLTTSAGGFLTYAFIRDRLMFTPVVGYSYSYRNPYADGVEATAVGMAKAGGRLTYQFEKVLPYIDLAYNYDTVGQIGGQRSDMLATVGLDFMPTNTFSIGLFASNTFFRGKEYCTTFDLNLRYTF; from the coding sequence ATGCGACACCTTGCCCTTGTCCTGGTCCTCGTCTTGATGCCACTACCCGGTCTGGCCCTGGCGGCCAATGAACTTGGCTATGCCGTGCGCACCGGCGACTACAGGGCCGAAACCAACAGCCTAAACGGCTGGACCTACACCACGACCTTCGGCACGGCCTATACCCGCGTCAGCGACCCCACGTTCCAGGCCTTGTCCTATGATTCCAGCGGACGGGTGGCCTCCTATGTCATTGCCGGGGAAACCCGCTACGTCTATTACGGCGACGACACCGCGAGCCAGATCCGGGACAAGGCCGCTTCCGTGGCGTTGCAGCAAGCCGGCAACGGCTTCAATCTGCTGGCCAGCCAGCGAGCCATCGACCGCACTATCTTCGACCGGCTTTTCGCCACGCTCATCGCCACCCGCCTGGGAGCCAAAGGACTTGCCGCCGGCGACGACACGCCCGCTTCCATGGCGGTCTGGGCCGACGGCTCCTACACCATGCAGGGCAGCAGCCAGACCGGTTCCCAACATGCCTCCAACCAGTACATCGCCCTGGCCGGCCTGGACTACACCGTGTCCGACCGACTGACCCTGGGCTTTGGCGCGGGATTTAACCAGAACTTTACCGACTACCACGCCGGTAAAGCCTCCAGCCAGCGCGACGACTATTTCATCTTCAATCCCTATGCCGGGTTCACCCTCTGGGACAGGCTGTGTCTGGGTTTGCAGGCCGGTCTCAAGTACGGCCGCACCACGCTTTCGGGCAGCCAGTCCGGCGACTACCAGTCCCTGACCACCTCGGCCGGCGGCTTTCTGACCTATGCCTTCATCCGCGACCGGCTGATGTTCACCCCGGTGGTCGGCTACAGCTATTCGTATCGCAATCCTTACGCCGACGGCGTGGAGGCCACGGCCGTGGGCATGGCCAAGGCCGGCGGCCGGCTCACCTACCAGTTCGAGAAGGTGCTTCCCTACATTGATCTGGCCTACAACTACGACACCGTGGGCCAGATCGGCGGCCAACGCAGCGACATGCTGGCCACCGTCGGTCTGGATTTCATGCCGACCAACACCTTCAGCATCGGTCTGTTCGCCTCCAACACCTTTTTCCGGGGCAAGGAATACTGCACCACCTTCGACCTGAACCTGCGGTATACGTTCTGA
- a CDS encoding FecR family protein — MSRFACHGIDLLATICLTLLLALCLADTAQAAKEAEPAGVVSAIEDAVQAIAADGTSRELALESPVFVGDAIVTSPTGAARISLQDGTILTLQAESRLEIKDFAYKGQSNDAMRLAVSFVSGICRLLSGQIVKKNPDRYVVDSPYATIGIRGTEIGTRIRGNAQLVALLSGTPISVTATDGQSQTIPQPDYGVDLGPGKAPSAPRPLTEEEKMLFTRLVFRRQMDSMRLQMLLQSSRPVMRPGRF, encoded by the coding sequence ATGTCCCGGTTTGCTTGCCATGGCATCGATTTGCTTGCCACGATCTGTCTTACCCTGCTCCTGGCCTTATGTCTGGCCGACACGGCCCAGGCGGCCAAGGAGGCCGAGCCGGCCGGCGTCGTCTCGGCCATTGAGGATGCGGTCCAGGCCATCGCCGCCGACGGCACGAGCCGCGAGCTGGCCCTGGAATCCCCGGTCTTTGTCGGCGACGCCATCGTCACCAGCCCTACCGGCGCGGCCCGCATCAGCCTGCAAGATGGCACGATCCTGACCTTGCAGGCGGAGTCCCGTCTGGAAATCAAGGATTTCGCCTACAAAGGCCAGTCCAATGACGCCATGCGCCTGGCTGTCTCCTTCGTATCCGGCATATGCCGGCTCCTCAGCGGCCAGATCGTCAAGAAAAACCCTGATCGGTACGTGGTTGATTCCCCCTACGCCACCATCGGCATACGCGGCACCGAGATCGGCACGCGCATCCGGGGCAATGCCCAGCTCGTGGCCCTGCTCTCCGGCACGCCCATTAGCGTCACGGCCACGGACGGCCAGTCCCAGACCATCCCCCAGCCGGACTACGGCGTGGACCTGGGCCCCGGGAAGGCGCCTTCGGCTCCGCGCCCGCTGACCGAAGAGGAAAAAATGCTCTTCACCCGCCTCGTTTTCCGCCGCCAGATGGACAGCATGCGGCTGCAAATGCTGTTGCAATCCAGCCGGCCGGTCATGCGGCCGGGGCGGTTCTAA
- a CDS encoding alpha/beta hydrolase family protein encodes MTAVNVSAIARPGRSGSVLLVAVCLLLAGLSSGCAGTPGSAARRDQATAIAASGGLTPIALETGPACPVPLVAYGRNGPGRTLTVYIEGDGQAYRDRRRPSDDPTPTDPVGLRLAARVPGGKALYLARPGQYLSLEVLADLDPTLWTTQRYAPRTVACLSAALDAAKAVYGADRLGLVGYSGGGALAVLLAAGRTDVVALFTVAANLDFAAWAELHGLTLPPDWPNPADVAPVVAHIPQTHIAGSGDANTPPWLCRRFLARLGDASQARCLVLDGADHHHGLVEAWPSVAADRFGQPFP; translated from the coding sequence ATGACCGCCGTCAATGTCTCCGCCATAGCGCGTCCGGGCCGCTCAGGGTCGGTCCTTCTGGTCGCCGTGTGTCTGCTGTTGGCTGGGCTGTCCAGCGGCTGCGCAGGCACGCCGGGCAGCGCCGCGCGCCGCGATCAGGCGACCGCCATTGCCGCCTCGGGCGGATTGACGCCGATCGCCTTGGAGACCGGCCCGGCCTGTCCCGTGCCCCTTGTCGCCTATGGCCGAAACGGACCGGGCAGGACGCTTACCGTGTATATCGAGGGCGACGGCCAGGCCTACCGCGACCGGCGAAGGCCCTCGGACGATCCGACCCCGACCGATCCGGTGGGCCTGCGTCTGGCGGCCCGGGTTCCCGGCGGCAAGGCGCTCTATCTGGCCCGGCCAGGGCAATACCTTTCCCTGGAAGTCCTGGCCGACCTCGATCCGACGCTGTGGACCACGCAGCGCTACGCGCCCCGAACCGTGGCCTGCCTCAGCGCCGCCCTGGACGCCGCCAAGGCCGTTTACGGAGCCGACCGCCTGGGGCTGGTCGGCTATTCCGGCGGCGGCGCCCTGGCCGTGCTGCTGGCCGCCGGGCGCACGGACGTGGTCGCCCTGTTCACCGTGGCCGCCAATCTTGATTTCGCGGCCTGGGCCGAGCTGCATGGCCTGACCCTGCCGCCGGACTGGCCTAATCCGGCCGACGTCGCCCCGGTCGTGGCCCACATCCCGCAAACGCACATCGCCGGTTCGGGCGACGCCAACACGCCGCCCTGGCTGTGCCGGCGGTTTCTTGCCAGGCTGGGCGACGCCTCCCAGGCGCGTTGTCTGGTGCTGGACGGCGCGGACCATCATCACGGACTGGTCGAGGCCTGGCCCAGCGTTGCGGCGGACCGGTTCGGGCAACCTTTTCCCTGA